The genomic window gtccagtgtctttaagcggtGACACTGTGTGCAtaaatctcatttgagtaatGGTGGCTCagagaagaaccggtggtttgaCAACTTCTCAAAACCACAACTTTTCAAACGAGATTTATTCGCATGATGTCACCACCAACCTCCCTTGATGAAGGTCCGGCAACATCACCTCTCCATCACTTACCTCAACAGTTTCTTTAATATCTTGTGACGTCTTACTGACGGACTTCAAAGACTCTCCTAACTCAAGATGTATATCAAGATCACATCCCTGGACACCAAAGCCATTGATGGAGGAACCAAAAGGTGTGACCCGACAACCAGGGAGTAGCTCCTCCAGGGCACTCTGCAGAAGATCACAGACAAGATGACGGAGTTTCACATCGCCCTCGGTTAGCTCTGTTAGCCGGACGAGGGTTGACATCTGGGCAGAAATCTTAGTGTGGATCGTGGAAGGAAACAGGATGAAAAAAGATTAGATAATCTTGATTTGTCTTTGAAAAATACAAActgatgtcaaaatttaaattgtttttcttgagCACTGTTAAAACTAAACCTTGGGTATTTTACGCTTTCAAAAGCTTGTGTTAGAATTAAAATTTGTACAATGATCGTTCTCAGACTAACAAAAGAACAAAGAGACATATTAATTATAAACACACAACCAAACATTAAATGAGATATTTCTGTGGTATTattgcaaacctctcttaattaaacattattatattattatcacatGTGTTTGGTAATGAAACTAAGGGTACCTCAGATGTGAACTTAATCTTTGTAACTAAGCCTGTATAGGTTGCTTGCCATTTGAAACAGAAACACCCTACACTTCCACAATAAGTGttttgggttcttttatgtgaaCTACCGATCCTAGTACCTGGCCCTACTTATATaaaatgtcccatccgaaggaaaaagtaaacattgtaaagtatctTTCCACGACCGTAACTCAAACCTACAAtgtacactctgctgatcaaaaacacaagAGCTCATAGATGTTGTCAAAGGACagttaaacaattataaaatatGTCACAAAATTCCACAATCTATTTGCGGAGCTGAGGTTTTGTAGTGTACTCACAGACTCTTCCTTGGCAAGTGCTTGATACAGCTCCTTGTTTTGCTTTGATTGTTCTTCGCTACTTTTCCCCTTTCCATGGCCATCTTTTTGAGCACATCGTCTACTTTTGGCAGATCCAACTGAACCTCCCGGAGTTGGGTTTGCCTTGGGCTGCCTGGGTCTCACCACAATCTTTTGGCCATTCATGACCTGCCGCTCAACACTAGTGGCGCTCTTTGCCGACTCATCATTCTTGAACTCCACGATGGCGAAGTGAGCCTATCAAAGACAAAATTAGTGGCACTTATCGATTGGAAAAGTTAACAGACTAAATCATGTTTGTCATCAGAACTTTAATGAAAAAATCCAATCTGTACTCTGCTTGTGACTAAATAGCGTCAGAGAAGGATTTTGTCAAGCATATTtgcatatatatttggtttgcagtaacaccatgtgtgtatctactagccaggtagagtttgttcttagagaactgtcttgctttactTAGACAgtagaaaagaacaaactctacctggcaagtagatacacacatggtgttaccgcaaaccaaatgtatattgatacctcaccatgcaatgcctcaaatcctatatacataTTTGCATAGCTAAATATTTCTTTTGTGCTCACTGAATGCTAGTATCAAATGTTTTGGGGAGAATAGCTGTTGATACTATTAACAGCTGCAGCGTTCTCAGCAAGAATTTTTTTATGACCATTCATTTCTGGAGTAGTTACCCATGTATAACCCTTATACCTTTACCTAGTGCAGAATAGtgcaatgggaaactttagaatGCTATGTGGCTGCAGTGCAGAATTACCAGGTAAATTGTGATtgtgctgccaccaagcgtcccaaaagtcccccattgcaCAGGCACTCCTTACAAATGATGGTGTCTATTAGCCTTTTAAAGACAATTATCAGCAAAACAACTTTACCTTATCTTTGTCAATGATGATTCGTGCCACATCAccaaactttgaaaaataatCTCCGAGCTGTACTTCCCCATTTATCCGACTTAATCCTCCGACAAAGATGCTTCTTTGAGTCTGTTGCTGGCGGCTTTCTTGGAGACTAACCAGTCTTAGATGTTTCTTCCCTTTCAAGTGGTCTTCAACAGCTTTTTCTAAGATGGGAAAATCAGACAGGTCATTTTGTTTAGGGCatttaaaacttaaagaatAAAGTGTTGTGACTTCCATTCAGCCTCTCCAGGGCTCAACTTTTTGGAGAAAGTcgacaagactgcagggcttgtagatcaaaatgtttactggaccagaatttattttaccAAACCAGAATATaactccggtgggattcgaaccgacgacccttgcaattctagagcagtgtcttactaactagattaccgagattgcccggtagctagaggcagtttgaatcctatgttttggcagcaggataccgcaacgatatataatagatgttaaatttgtatgagggatgaagaatattaattttggttgttacccatacatcgatttgtgtaagcactgtttactcagtactttcccgagtcctgtgaaaaaatatcacaggcatattactcaggtgggattcaaacccttgcATACTTGATAATTTTCATTAGACTTCTTTCTTTACCTGATGTGATTTTTATGTCACAAAGTTGACAAAGAAAgttccttcctcggactttgaTCAAGTCAGATTTCTCCATCGCTAAATAGTTCTCTTCAACTATGACTCTGtaaatgaacaaagaaataaccaaataataattattttattttttaacaactctaaattttgtttaattcctTTAAATTATTCAACAACTTTTTAAGTAATCATTTAGCGGTGTCCTTAATTAACAGCCTGGTCATTAGCTAACAATCGTCCGCTAGCCAAatactagcccaccttgttgagctgttaatggctcctcttttaacatcggtctcatgtgacagtgatgagaccgatgtgttaaaagcggagccattaagcattaacagctcaacaaggtgggctagccaAATACTAACTAAAACGTTTATTATGGATTAGTCaatatcaaaacatttctgGTCAGGCTGTCTGGTCTCATCATGGAGGTAGCATGTGTCcgagtgagagagagagagtgtctGGCAAGTATTCAAATTTTGCAAGTTCAGCAGTGTTGAAATTGAATCAAACAAAAGCAACTTGTCgattttcctcttttctttgttttaaacaaaatgtaaagtttTATTGTTGTAATAAATATACATATTGACTATCTATGTATTGTCAGAGTGGAGGCTTCCTGGAGAAAGTTACTCaacgaggttttttttttggtacttTTAAGTCTCAAAGACAATTATTTACAATGTTTGTGTCAATTTCATGTCTTTAGCCGCCGCGCAATAATGTATTTAGTGTGGACAAACTTCAGTTCAAAAGAATGTGCACAAAAGTTTTAACATTTGCCTTGCGCGAATTTAAAAAAGGGCCATCTTCAAAGATTGCGCACAACATTGACATGTGGATGAGCGAGCGAAATTGGCTATCACTTactaaattttaaattattatattatatacaaaCACTAGGATTTCCCGAGACTATCCGGCCTTGCTACTTACTTACTCTGTTGTTGTAAACTAACtgtttacaaatacaaattacaGTGCAGTGATGTGTCGGGAAAAAAGTTCATACACATGACCATGATCATGGAGGCTGACATATTGTATCCCAGAATGCATCTCTTCAATCCAACAAAATAACGTGTAGTTGCGGTTTCTGGCGAATGCGTGTAATTTAAATGAACCGACTTCGACATCAAATACAagatgtaatattttttttaggtgCCCATCATGGCAGTCAAGGCGGCGAGTTTGATTTCAGTTGTGGTCAACATTTGTCTTCTCTTTAGCCTTTTCGAAGTTGGAGGAGCATATTCAGCTAGTAATTTGCTAACTATAATATTTGATATACTGTTAATGATTGCTAATTTCATGTTGAATTGAATctcttgttgtttttaattaaaagagatattattattaatttaatgatgatattgatattgaaaaaaatataagcCTAACCATggaaatttattcctccatggcctaactttattaaaaaataaaagcatcCAGTCAGCACTGTCAGTGTCTGACTCGATCGAGAGGGACTGCATGCACTTGTTTGCAGCTGGCTTAATTAAATGcgatacttctagaaactattaaGCCTTACTTaagttatagtttctagaagtaagaTGCGGTATAATACAACGCAACCCTCATATAAACAgacaggagggttacgttatcgcaactacagcTGGCCAAGCTGATTCAAATTCCAACTTCCAAGCAAGGCAGCTTGGTCACAAAATTAATAAGGGACATGTTGTCTTGAATCTAATTGATCAATAATAACGTTCACTTTGTGAAGCCCTCTGCAAAGCAAAACCTAAAATAGTGATGGTGCTTACACAGTTGTGAGACAAAAAATATTCCaaaagtgttgaatttgttggcaacaaaacaaaccaatcaTTCAAATAGGATGTTGACCAAGGAACTGGGCGCtgtactcttaaaaaaaaaagcagcctagttactgggtctacatcAATATCCTCCAAGGTCCATCTAACCTTCCGATGATATTTTTGTTGATGCTTCCAGGTGTCAACACAAAGACTTTGATAGATTCACCTGTACAAATTCCgtacaaaaaatgttttgatgcCAAGACGGACTGGAGTTGGCTAAGATTATGGAGCAGTTTAAGTGTAAGCTCTTTTTTTACAGtcaattttacaaatttgttggcatatttttgtttttatttcaatttacaACAAATTTACATCTACATCTTGCTCAAAATACCAGGATGATTGTattcccaccatgcaaaataTAAATCACCTTTTCTTTATTTCAAATTGCTTTGTCTAAAGGgaaagtttacctttggtttttggaaccatttgaaTGCTATAATACTATATCAATGCTTATATGGACACtgcacaataaaactaacttgtgaaaatttcatttcaaaaggtggttgtgtttttgagatatcgcccaaaAACCATGGTAACGCTTCCTAGAATTTttaggcataaaaactgacatctTTAAACATGAGAACCGGTACTAGGAATTGCAAAGTTTCTCAAGAAGCTTTTTTACTTGGGAAAGCTGCTGTAGCATTCTAACCTAAAGTTTTTATCGGCATTAATTTTAAACGTTTACCATTCCTTTAATTAACCTGAAGGTGAAAGCGAAGAATATTGGCATAAATCAAGGCAAGATTACCCTGGTGTATGGAGCCAATAAGACGGATGTTACAGATCAGCTGAACAAAGCTAGCGGAATACTGCCTTCATTTGTTCCACCATGGTTGCAGCAAAACGCAATGATGATGTCTGTCTTGCAAAATCATTGTGTTGGAATAAACACAAAGGATGGGACAACAAAGGCTCATATCACTGTCACTGAGGAATGTAAGTATCTAAGAAGTTGAATCACATTCACCTCTTTATTCTTCTTacctgtttttatttcaataaaatggtttatattgatatctgcattataatgcaaaaaaaaagtacatataccctttaaggtgatcccctggctgctgcttcccaggttgtatcgtaatttggctgtgatccctggctacacagcagttaacggttgtatgacttctgactggcacccttaAAAAAGCGAACTTAACctctgtactagccaagaacccaataaGACAAAAAGGAAGTTTTTAGTttgagatgtgggaggaaaaagagtattagttttgatttttacccatataccgatgtgtgttagcactgtatactcagtactttccccttacaccgatgtgtgttagcactgtatactcagtactttcccgagtcctatgaacaaaatatcacaggcatgttactcgggtgggattactcgggtgagattcgaacccacgacccttgcaattcaagagcagtgtcttaccaactagactactgaggttgcccggtagctagaggcagttcgaatcctttgttgaacataggattcaaactccCTTACCAACTAGGCTACCGAGGTTGCcccgtagctagaggcagttcgaatcctttgttgaacataggattcaaactgcctttagctacctggcaactgctctagaattgcaagggtcgtgggttcgaatcccacctgaataacatgcctgtgatatattttcacaggactcgggggaaagtactgagtgtacagtgctaacacacatcggtgtatgggtaaaaatcaaaattaatattctttatccccgatgcaagtttaacatctctgAAAACAAAGAGTGTGTATCTGAATCTGAGAAATTATTCACTTTTTGTGAATCACTCTACCCATACATATGAAATATCGTGACTGTTGTGAAATTCTTTGGTAAGATGAAAATCTTGCAAATGATTGTGATTCTTGAGtaatttaaaagcaaatttCCAATTAGTTTACTTTTGACTAGAACTTTTACATCTGGAACAAGATGAAAATCTTGCAAatgattgtaatttttttctttgttaaatgccaatcaagtgatgtttgaagaaTTTAAGCAAGTTTCCAATTAGTTTACTTTTGAGTACAACATTTACTTCTGGCACTTAATTTTCTTTTAGTGATTTCAATTTGTGGTAAAATCGTAACttgttatttttgtcaaaatcccATTTATTTTGTGTAGCTTTCAGATATGATAGACATTCTACTTCaatctgatttctgattttattGCCCCTCAAACATATCAGTaaaaattatttgcttttactaTGTGTTCCTTCTTATTTCCATGGGCCAAATATTATGATTGAGTTACAACCAAAATTGATttacttgtgtttgttttccttGTTCTTTTTCAAGTTGTGAATGCAAGGTTTTTCCTCTTGACTGTCGTGGGAATCTTTCTGTTTCTAGCTGCTCCGAGGCTAAGCATGTGagttttcattttagttttcaATGATAATTAACTTAGTATGTATTGCTTGTCATAAATCCAAAGATACGCCTCATTCATAGTCAAAAGTGAACTTCATTAGTTTAAcaatagagaaaggacaatgaGGAAGCCCCAAGAAACATCAACAAGGGCGCCTTCtatgaaaaagaaacaaaggaTAAACTTCTaactgtaaataaaataaggtGGTGACAACATTTGTGACTGCCAACATTCTagtagaaagctcagttggtagaatgcTGGTGGCGTTAATCCGGAGgccattggttcaaatccagcttTACTTATTAGTTTGTATCAACTAATAATGTATTATagtttaaaggaatattacagaattgaaaactgttgctggcagtgtaagcactctgtgtaatccaccatatacataaatcgacaaacctgttgaagtttgagatcgaacggccatctgggtcacaagaaaatagtgaaaaaccgattacacatattgcatgacatcgatggaagaaaacaaattaacaaaacgctcactgagcgataaactccaaacgcgaaataagattagttatttctcaccaaatatgacattttagtcataaatatttcaagggaggttttttctactatcatcatcattagaccatgtaagtttgatgtaaatctgggTTCTTCACTGTTGTAATAGTTACAAGGTTGGAGACTTGTTGTTATAAGTTGAAACACAATggtctagtttattgctccatgggtTTATTGAGTAACTGTAGATCTGGTTGTGTGACATACAATGGGCTTACTAGCATATGAATAAACATGAGTgtagacttgtacaagtccttcgtaagtattatcacaacattcacgattttgtttcttaccgattctgtaacgttcctttaatcaaGAAAAAGCTTGTTTAATAATAAATCCATTGTTTCTTCTCTGCTACTAGGAGTGTAGTCTTCCACTACTCAACAGGTGTAACTGTTGGGGTTCTAGCATCCCTCCTGGTTCTTGTCTACATACTGAGTCGCTTTATCCCCAGGGTGAGTTCATGACTTGGATCatttttaacttttcaaaaGTTATTGTTTCTAACCTTTTTCTATACAAATGTTGAAATCACTTTAAATCCATTTTTACATTGTATGCACGATttataaaggaaaacaaatgaatacaGTTTCCAATTGGATGCCGCAGTAGAGATGCTCCAACTTTACCAATGGGAGACTGTGAGATGCTCTTGGGgtcattattaaaggaacacggtgccttggatcggtcgagttggtctttgaaaggtgtttgaaaccgtttgttataaaatgcagatggttagaaacatattttaaaagtagaatacaatgatccacataaatttgcctttaaattgaaatggctttccttttactttgcgaactaacacggtcgaccatttatgggagtcaaaaaatttactcccataaatggctgaccgtgttagtctacgaggtaaaaggaaaaccacgtaatttcgaatgatacttgtatggatcattgtattctacttttaaaatatctctctaatcttatgcattttataacaaacggttacaaacacttttcaaagaccaactcgaccgatccaaggcaacgtgttcctttaatgatgcAATTCTGAGCATGAACATGCTTCCGAGAGCAAAatagatttacctggtaagttggctgccacctagcattgcCAATTGCCTGACACACCAATGTGCctttagacttgtggacaagtcattaatGGCCTGCCGCGGTGacatagtcgagttgtggcggtgctctcgcgagatcactgctctcgctcgaactgctggttgccgacttctatgGGACCGTAGTGAGAACGCTATCACCGCCACAAGTCTAGTGTCTATAAGTCTAGTGTGCCTTGTTCTTGTTATATTTCTTTGAACTGTTACAATTCTTTGAACTGGAGTACGGACCCTATCTTTTGTAAAGATCTGGTTGAAAGTATTTGAACCTGCAGTttgattttcatttgtttttttccacagaaaaCAGGCGCTGTCTCTCTTCTAGTTGGTGGCTGGGCTGTTTGTCTTTATCTTCTCCactgggtctttgacaatttcctctCAATTCAGTACAAGAAGTACCTACTAGGTTACTTTGTGATTGCGACCGTCATCAGCTTTGCAGTGTGCTATTGGTACGGTCCGGTCACCAACAACCGGACAATGTACCTCATACAATTATTCCTTCAGTTGATAGGGTTGTTATGCATCTATAACGGATCGCAGCATGAAGGGTCGACGATGGTGATTATTGTTGTCATAGTAATGTTAAGATGGATACCATCTTGTGGGAGACCAGTCAGGCTGGTTGCTGCTGCACTTGGGTAAGTACTTTGTACTCTGTCATGTAGCTCattcttgttttaaaagtagaaataggtatttgaaaattatgaaaagttattgtaaataattatttgcaaaacCTGGCTTGTGCTGTGGTGCCCTGCTTAATACCTGGCTGTGAATGTACCCTAATTTTAAATACCCATGGTCAGAATACTACTTTCCTATGTGTGTGGTAATGCAAGGAAACTCTGCAAGAAGTAAACTTGAAGTCTTCTTGAATGAATTCATCTTTTAAAAGAAAGGTATCATCGCAAGCACACGTCGACATCTAGAAATTACCAACAAATAGTAATTGTACTCAGAGATCCGAGAACCTGTCCTTGCTACTTACATGTAGCTGTTTGActcagtacatgtacttgggtATCAGAATACTCAGTACTCAGACATTTTAACTTTGTACTTGAAGGGCCAAGTACTCAGACTTGAGTACTTGTAACTGGCCACCCTGGTACTTGGCAGTACTTGACAGTCACCCTTAAAGTACTTGACTACAATACTgctctgaataaaaaaatatcaaagtcaTTTTTTTCGTTTAGCCTCTGAGAAAGACATTGCTAGGGTTGAAAGGTCaggccattaatttttttttgcatttataccacaggtcctTCTGGTTGGCAAggagtttgcaacagctaattttctttttttcctttttgaacaACCTTCACAACTGGGGTTTGAGTCTCTCAGAAGTCTGCCTGGTATCATTTTGTAGGATTTGGTGTTGTTTGAGGATAATGCTGTGATGAACAGAAAATGCTATTGATATGAAATGacaaaaaattgctaattattgcaaatgttttctttcagtaATCTTTATGACATCTGTGAGTTGCTGTATGGGTGTGCATTtggtaaaaatataaatgttcacagatttgagATGCTAATATTATCACTCTGGCATGCAACTATCCACCCTTTGAAGCCCCGTTCATACTGTGAATGCGAACGCGAACCAAACTTTGGTGGTGTAACAACCTGTACGCGATCCATTTCCAATTGTGACGCAATGAAATTCGCTTCGCAcaaagcattcgcaggaagtatgaaccgtgctTAAGTCATAGAAAACAAAGTTTTCTGTTGCGAAGTCAGTGTCCTTCTTTTACAGTAACTTTTCGTGTCAGCATGATTATAAAGTTTTgtgttttagtttgttttcctttttagcAGTCTAAGTcatcaatataaaaaatatgagAACAATGAATGGTGGAGGTTGTTTTGACTTAAAAGTTGTTTTCCTTTAAATATAAAATGACTTTTGTAAATCTTGCTTCCTCTGTGGGTTGGTTGTTAATAAGCTGTTGGTACTCTCACCAGTGATTGCTCTATAATATATGCCTTATTATATGTTTTAGTTTGTGTCCAGTATCGCTTTTCTTGGCTTGCACGTTCTCTTCATAGAGTGACCGGCTTTCACTGGACTTTCTTTGGCTCAATTCTAAAGGCCTGGTCGTGGTTTCCCTCCTGGTTTCTGATAGCCTTGACCCAAGGCTGTTGGCGTAGTGTGCCCCGGCCCGGCGCGGCACGATTCGGCAGTCTGCACGCCGTGCATACACGAACAACATACagtacattgtatgtacagtacattgtacagcgagaacagtatGCACTGGGGGGTGCGCTGGCGAAATTCAGTGATGGGGACTGGGATTTTGCAGGTCGCGGCTGGCTGtagcgccttgatcaaggctaggTTTCTGATTTCTTTCccattgttgttgctgtttttaaatggtgttataattattgtttaattagcattcactggatacatgtatgtacattgttGTGTTCACATTGTCTctgctgcgccttgaacatctgtaaagattgatttggcgcattacaaattaatacctacaattattattattaatatattctGACACCCCTGTGTTTTTGTCAAGTTAAACTACATTTATATtaatgtaaatgacagataaaagaggttgacaaaatttaaaccagggtgtccaaaagacacacagAAACCCCTTGGCTAACACTCTGCTTCCCATACATTTGTTGCTATAGAAAACTTAACATTAATATACAAAGTTTTGTTGTCGTAAGCCAGTGTCCTTTTTTTTACAGTAACATTTCATGTCTGCATGATTATAGCAGTTATGTGTAGTTCAGTGTATTTTCCCTATAGCAGCCTAGGTCAACATTATACAAAATATGAGAACAATATTTAAAGGGGTGGAGGTTTTCTTGACGTAGAAGTTGGTTTT from Asterias rubens unplaced genomic scaffold, eAstRub1.3, whole genome shotgun sequence includes these protein-coding regions:
- the LOC117306488 gene encoding nuclear envelope integral membrane protein 1-like (The sequence of the model RefSeq protein was modified relative to this genomic sequence to represent the inferred CDS: added 226 bases not found in genome assembly) is translated as MAVKAASLISVVVNICLLFSLFEVGGAYSASVNTKTLIDSPVQIPYKKCFDAKTDWSWLRLWSSLSVKAKNIGINQGKITLVYGANKTDVTDQLNKASGILPSFVPPWLQQNAMMMSVLQNHCVGINTKDGTTKAHITVTEEFVNARFFLLTVVGIFLFLAAPRLSMSVVFHYSTGVTVGVLASLLVLVYILSRFIPRKTGAVSLLVGGWAVCLYLLHWVFDNFLSIQYKKYLLGYFVIATVISFAVCYWYGPVTNNRTMYLIQLFLQLIGLLCIYNGSQHEGSTMVIIVVIVMLRWIPSCGRPVRLVAAALGWQHRPAKIKLLTEDEYYEQGRIETTKALDSLKEYCRSPECNQWKMIANLESPKRFAQFVMGDEGHVTRGELSAYEDDLSLLTLDTSEEEIISSDSDMETD